In Magnetococcales bacterium, the sequence AAGTTGTCGCATGTGGACCAGTCGCGCACCACGCTCGACGGCGAAAAAACGGTGTGGGAATTGATCTCCGAAGGCAATGAAAACATCAACCTGGGCGGCAGGGAGTTGTCGTCGCGGGCGTTTGTCTCCTGGTTCAACTTCAAGGGGCAGGACCAGCAGAAGAAGGTCAAGTTTCTTTCCGGGGGAGAGCGCAACCGGGTACATCTGGCGGGAATCGTGAAAAATTGCGGCAATGTCCTCCTGCTTGACGAGCCGACCAACGACCTTGATGTCGAAACCCTTCGCGCCCTGGAGGACGCCCTCAACGAATTTCCGGGAAGTGCCGTGGTGGTGTCCCATGACCGCTGGTTCCTCGACCGGATCGCCACCCACATCCTGGCCTTCGAGGGTGATTCCAAGGTGGTGTTCTTCGAAGGAAATTATCAGGATTACGAAGCCTACAAACGAAAAACCCTTGGCACCGAATCGGTCCAGCCCCATCGGGTTCACTTTAAAAAACTGAGTCGCTGAAATGAAGTGATGTAATCATGAATGAGTCCAGGATGGGTCTTTCCTTCCGATTCGGATCCTCCGGACTCCCGCACCCGTTTGTTCGAGAGGCACTCATGCCGAGTCTGCGTGGACGTATGATCCGATGGTTGCTCCGGCGAATGACGGCCAAGGGGACCACCTTCCGCAAGCCCATCGCCCGGCAGCGGGAGGAAATGGAACAAAGGATGGCGCGACTCAAGGTCCCTCGCGACGTTTGCATTCACTCCGTTGATTGCTCCGGGGTTCCGGGAGAATGGGTGATTCCGGAAGCGACATCCCGATCCCGAACCGTCATGTACTTCCACGGTGGCGGCTACTACAACGGTTCCCTGGCGACCCATCGCTCCTTTGTCGCCCGACTGGCTTCGGTCGTCCAAGGGAAAGTCCTGCACTTCGGCTACCGGTTGGCGCCGGAACATCCATTTCCGGCGGCGGTGGAAGATGGTCTGAGCGTGTACCGCTGGCTTCTCGCCCAGGGGATCGATCCCCAATCCCTCGTGATCGCGGGGGAATCGGCGGGAGGAAACCTGGTGGCGACCACCCTTCTCGAAGCGCGTTCGCACAACCTTCCCCTGCCGGCGGCGGCGGTGTGCA encodes:
- a CDS encoding alpha/beta hydrolase, encoding MPSLRGRMIRWLLRRMTAKGTTFRKPIARQREEMEQRMARLKVPRDVCIHSVDCSGVPGEWVIPEATSRSRTVMYFHGGGYYNGSLATHRSFVARLASVVQGKVLHFGYRLAPEHPFPAAVEDGLSVYRWLLAQGIDPQSLVIAGESAGGNLVATTLLEARSHNLPLPAAAVCISPHLDFTFSGPSIAENAASELLYTLEELEWMRGIYLGERWNREEFLREGRISPLWADLTGLPPLLLLADGTEMLRDDAVRMAEKIRTAGGKAELRIWPGLFHAFPLVSMIPEAGLALREIADFMDRHG